The genomic interval GCTGTATCTCAGACTAAATTGAGATGACCTGTCCTTACCATAATTGCTTGCTAGAAGTAAAGTAAATCATTTCAGGAGGAAGATACCATCACCTTGTGTAAGACAGTGACTGCATTTCCTTCTTGCGTTTCAGCCCTTCCTTCTGAGATGGTTTCTCCCTTCTACAAGTAAAATCTGTCAAAGTTCTTTTAGTGAGTTCATTGAAAATACATTATCTCAGTTTTTGTTCCTCCTAAAATGTTTTtagctgatttaaaaatgggcaaaagacatggtcactgtaaaaaatatataaatgtatatgtgtatatatatacatatggcaaataagcacatgaaaagatgctcaatgtcacatGTCATTGtggaattggaaagaaaaatgaggtatcgttacacacctattagaatggccaaaatccaaaacactgacaacaaatactggcaaggatgtggaggaataggaactctcattcactgctggtggtaatgcaaaatggtacagccactttggaagacagtttggcagtttgtaataaaaaactaaacatattatTACCAGATGGTCCAACAGTCATACTCTGGTATTTATACAAAAGGCttgaaaacatatccacacaaaaatctgcacatagaggtttatagcagctttatttataatgacCAAAACGTGgcaacaaccaagatgtccttctgtaagtgaatggataaattaattgTGGTAcaaccagacaatggaatattattcagtgttaaaaagaaatgagctatcaaaccatgaaaagacacagaagaacctTAAGTGgatattaccaagtgaaagaagtccATCTGAAAGGGgtatgatatttgcaaatggcagaacTATAGAAACAGTAAAAGTGATTGACAGGGGTTAGAGAAGAGGCAGGGATGAAGAAGTGGAGCACAGAAGATTTTGGGGGCAGTtaaactattttgtatgataccataatggtaGAAACATTTGTTATACGTTTGCCAAAACCCACAGAGTGTGGAATACCAAGACTGAGCCGTAATGTAAACTACCGACTTCAGGTGATAATGACATGTCAATttaggtttgaatctcagctgtATCACGTATTAGCTGTGCGACCTTGGCCAGTAATTTAAACTCTATGAACCTTTGATTTCATatcataaaaaaggaagaatactATCTCTCATTGGCTTAAGATGAGAATTAATTGAAATAGGGACATAAAGTGTGTAGGAAAGTCCTAACCCATTTGAGATCATTAAATGGTAGTTTGCTCCCCTCTCGCCATAACACTAGAACACTGTGAACATTCATTGAGGGTCTATTGCATTAAATATTAGTGCTACTTTCCAGTATTTCTGACTGTCCTCTTTTTCTGGGCACTTGGGAGAACTGTATTTTCCTTGCCTCTTGAAGCTACTCATGGCAGTGTGACTTGCACTAACCAATGTGAGATGAGTAGAAATACTTAAGAGCTGATGTGCGATTATTCCATGACTCTTGTTCTCTGCCAAGCGAATTGCAAAAGCAGTTGTTGATATGGAGGCACCGTAGGGGGGGAAGTATCCTGGAATGCTGAGCTGCCACACCGAGGACATTTGCTCTGAAGGGTTGCCCAGAGCCATAGCCACAGAAGACTTTGTATAATTTAGAAGCGAACTTTGTTGTGTGCTGCCCCTGGGGTTCAGGGATGATTCGTAACTGCAGCATCAACTAGACTATTCTGACAGATATATATACAAAGATGTATCAGGTAGATCTGAAAATGCTGCAATGTAAAAACAAGAGCTCTGTCAAAGGAATGTTCAAAATAATGCAGGGCACTCAGAAGGGAACAACTAGTATTGCCAGGCTaggcagggaaagaaagaggaggcagCTCTTGAAGTTGGACTgtgagaggcaagagagaaggaTGAATGATGACAGGAAAGTTACACGTTCCTTGCTTGGGAAAAGACGGAGGTACTGAGACAGTATGGGCAAAGGCACAGAGATGTGAGAATTCATGGGGGGTATTCTGGGAAGAGTAAGACTAGCACTTCCCACAAAATGTTTTCCACATGGAGCATCTCTTCATAGAACATGTGTCCTTCAATACAATGCTTTTCTACTCATATTTATgtagaaaaaagtatatatttatgtcCCCTAAACTTGATGCATTTTTTAGAAAAGTCGTGGTGGGGAGCTCAACAGAGACAGTCTTTACTTTCTCTCCACATATAATTGGCACCATATCAAGGTTCACAGAAGCCAACTGGAAAAGGTTCTGAAGGTTGACCAGGGAGGCATGTAATGTGTTATACAGACAGAGCAGCTATGTTAATGGTTTAGTGGGCAGGACacagtgttttaaatatgttACCACAATTTATGAAATAACTAAATACAtgaaataactttataaatattttgcagTCTGACATGTTAGCTTGTTCCTTGTCTTCAGACATTTtactgtgttttgtgttttagaaaattgGTTGACTTTGGATTGAGACATAATGagctaaaatattttccatttaaaataatgggaATGAGGCCCCTGACTAGTGTTTTCCTGcaaataatgttaagtgaaagatgCCTGTATTTCTATATGGCAGGTTTTAGAGGGGGCAGATGTTTGGCCTGTGAAGGAATCTAGACGTGAGATAAGTGAGCCTGACTGATATATACACAGAGATGTATCAAGTGTATCAGAGGGTTTTATGCCCAGTAATGACATGGGGACATGAATGTACTCTATTGACAGCGCTGACTCGACAGGCATGAAGTAGGGAGCTGGCCTCTCAGCTAGACTCAGCCAGCACCTTCCCTGAGGCCGTGGGGGATGCAGCAGTGGAATAGGAGAGACATTTCAGGGTGGAATGGTGGATGGAAGGACACAGTGGTTTTCTGGAGTCATCCAGAAAGGTGATGGGGAAGTAGTTGTGGTTATATTTGCCAAAATAGGGAACctcagaggaagaggggaaagagagacgAGGAAGAGAAGCAGTGGTAGATCTCAGAGGATATGAGTGGTGGCAAAGGGTGAGTTTGCTTTTGGACGCATTATGTTGAGGTGTTCTTTGGGAAGGTTGTTCTGTGTCCCTCCAAAACCCAGCCTAATAGTTCACACTGCCTACTCTCAGTGGAGAGTGACAGTGACATCACTAAGGTAGAGTGAAAATGGATGCTCTGTTGTTGCAATAAGCTTTTGAGAGGAAAAGCAAGGCTCAGAAAAGTATTCCTATAACCTGGAGGCTGCCAAATCCCTCTCCTCCGATGCCTGGGTTCTGGAGCACCGTAGTAGTCAGGCTCAGGTGAGGGGGCAGTTGATGTGACTCGTAGGAACCCCATTCCCTCTGGCCAGGGGCCGTCAGGAAGACTTTCCTTCTACAGGAAAGGTAGAATCAGCTTGAGGATCATAGTTTCTGCCTTAAAAACCCTTGGTACACCTAAGTCCTATTTGGGTTGGTTGCAGACAGTGCTGATTGCTTTTAGCTTCTCCGAGCCCTGGTGGATTGATAAGAGTTCATTTGTGGGATTTCAGCTAGGCTGGTTCCAGTCTTAAATCCACCTTCACTGTATTGGACCTTGATAAAGTGGGAAAAtaactgttgttttttgttttgttttgttttgttttttgagagagagacagactataACTCTACAAGGATGGGGAATTTTGTCTGCTTTATTCATCGATGGATCCTCATCCCTAACATGGTCCTGGACCAGAtgggagctcaataaatatttgctgaattgaattaaattgacatTCAGTCTCTCTGCAAATTGAGTTTCCTGTTTCCTGTTAGTTTCTAGAGCAGTCAGCGTGGTGCTGTGCTGACCCATCTTTCTCCTCATCGACTCGACTCCAGCTCTCAGGGCTTGGTGAACACACTAGTTGGGGGTCTGGGCCACAGCCGAGTGCTAATCTGACTGTTCCAGCCGCTCTCCGGTGCCCAGAAACAGTAAGAAAGTTTGCTTCACATGAAGAGCCGAGTGTGACACATACAATCTGTGCAGATAACACCCGGGGTAATGACACCCATCTGTAAGGAGCTCCAGCAACATGCCAGCAACTGTATACCAGCACGCGGTGTAGATCCTGTGATCAGTAAAATGAAGGAGCCAATGGCATAGTTGAATATTCTTATTGGATCTCTCTGCCAGTTCTAtgtcagttttaaaatatattttaaagaacatattttcTGGATCCTTGAGAAATTTCCTCAAGCAGAAGTACCTTTGGTTATGGTACTGACAGTCGTAAGCAGGCAGACTAGACTGCTGTTGCTCTACCCCGGGGAATCCAGGATGACGGGCCCTTCTAGAACCCAGTCCTCTGAATATAACTGCCTCCCAGCATCTCGCCCCCTTTTGTTATGCCAGGTCAGATGAAGAAGACCTCTCCCAGGCCACAGTGCTCTGGGTTCCATCAAGAgggtttctccctctttccctaaaCGGGCAGTGGGATTGGTCCACCAAATTCTCACCAGCTGGGAATAAATGTAGTTACAGATTTTTACACTACCCTCCTCCCAGGGAAATCCTtcaaagtcattttaattttatggctGAAGgtctattcatccattcattcattcattcatcacataCCATTTAACCTGCACCATCCTAGGTTCTGGTGTAACATGGCAAGGAAACCATGCTCAGCCCAAGCCTATGTCCCCGCTGCTCACATCCCCACATGACCTGCTGGATCTCTTCCATCTGTGGTATGCTTAGCAAACCCACAACTTCCATCATCAGGGAGATGGGAATGCTCAACCAACACAGATGCAGACTGTCCTTCCACACGCAGCATGTTTCCACACAGATTGCGCCCACTTCAAGAGTAGGACAGAGACCAGCAACAAATTGAAtcagttgttcatttttgttttattggaacacagcccaacctgaaataaatattgatttatgAAATTCTCAATCAtttcatacataaatattaaGTTAATAGACATTTTACAGAATGTTGTGTTAAATAAGATTaaagtacatatttattttgcCTAGAGCACACTGGAGGAAAAGACTTCGATGATTCTGATATCTGAAAtatatctcaaatattttatttttatcctttctgcCTATGTGAGGCAGCAAAGTAGCAGTATGCCTGAAAAATTCCTTTGCATCTGAAGTTTAATTACAGTGACCCTTGGTTGGGCCTCATTCTCATTGCAAAAAATAACATTCTTCTTCTCCTCCAGAATCTTTCACTGCAATAAGCCAGTTTCATCTCAACTTTCCATTGTCCACTCAGTGTTTATTACACCAAGAAACACTTGCAGGTAGTCTAGGAACTTTTTTActctccatctttctcctccACACTTTTTCTGTGAAAAGAACAGACAATGGGTATTGTAGGAAACTGTCAATTCTTATAAAAACAGGCATAGCCAGACAAATATACTTAAGTTTCCACCAAATGTCTTTAACTTACTTTTTGGAGGTCTATGTGTTCTTTTATTAAAGACAAGTTTCGGAAAAGCTTGTCCACAGCATCCCCCGGTGCAGTGCGATTCTTTAATGTGTCTATACCCTGAAAGACTTCTTCAATGCACAGTTGGTGCTAAATGAGGgagattttaaaagtataaataaccAAAACAAGGTATAAAAATTCGGTCCAAAAAAGTTAGACTTTGTTGCGTGGGGTTTACATGAGTTCCCTTCTCCCACACgtttatttttcacttgttcCTTTTCCAGGAAACCACCTCATACAGAGCTATAATTTTCATACGTAAAAGAAGTTTATGTAATTTCTGAGGAGGGTTACAAATGATATAAATTAAACACTTCACCAAAAATAAAGTGCTTATGAAGTATATAATGCAGCTACATTACTGAGCTCACATCAAAATTTCCTTTGATAGTTCTAGCCagtaattttattctgtttagaGTAATGATATCACATGTTTAACATTTCAATATGACCATGACATACTTCAAATGCATACAATTTTATTAGAGTTAAAATCGTTTAAATATGTGGAAATGACTATTGATATAGGACAGTCA from Panthera uncia isolate 11264 chromosome A1 unlocalized genomic scaffold, Puncia_PCG_1.0 HiC_scaffold_17, whole genome shotgun sequence carries:
- the IL5 gene encoding interleukin-5, which translates into the protein MRMLLHLSLLALGAAYVSAIAVQSPMNRLVAETLALLSTHRTLLIGDGNLMIPTPEHNNHQLCIEEVFQGIDTLKNRTAPGDAVDKLFRNLSLIKEHIDLQKKKCGGERWRVKKFLDYLQVFLGVINTEWTMES